From a single Bacillus gobiensis genomic region:
- a CDS encoding M20 family metallopeptidase: protein MIKEWHEQAEGMFQQMVEWRRHLHKNPELSFQEVETPKMIAGILESYGIEVQTGVGGNGVVGKISGGKPGKTIALRADFDALPIQDEKEVEYKSEVPGVMHACGHDGHTATLLAVAKVLSENKHLLAGNVVLIHQHAEEVFPGGAKSMIDDGCLDGVDVVFGTHLSSRAPLGTFCYRSGYTMASADSFEIKIIGKGGHGSSPHETIDSIAIGAQLVNQLQHIVSRRVDPQKSAVVSVGSFHAGNANNVIADSAVITGTVRTFDQEIRAFVEEELRNIVDGVCKTFQAEYEVIYKNGYPAVYNHEAEVEVFKEVISSSAGEETLVETPPIMGAEDFAYYLLKKPGMFYHTGARNEDIGAIYPHHHPKFDFDERAMVHAAKSLLSLVYHYSAVKTAESVV, encoded by the coding sequence GTGATTAAAGAATGGCACGAGCAAGCAGAGGGAATGTTCCAACAAATGGTCGAATGGAGACGTCATTTACATAAAAATCCCGAGCTCTCCTTTCAAGAAGTTGAAACGCCAAAAATGATTGCCGGAATACTTGAAAGCTATGGTATTGAAGTTCAAACAGGTGTTGGAGGAAATGGAGTTGTCGGAAAAATATCTGGAGGAAAGCCGGGAAAAACGATTGCATTGCGCGCCGATTTTGATGCGCTCCCTATTCAAGACGAAAAAGAAGTGGAGTATAAGTCGGAAGTTCCGGGTGTGATGCATGCCTGCGGTCATGACGGACATACGGCAACCTTGCTTGCAGTAGCAAAAGTATTAAGCGAAAATAAGCACCTTCTTGCTGGTAATGTCGTGCTTATTCACCAGCATGCTGAAGAAGTATTCCCCGGTGGAGCCAAAAGCATGATCGACGACGGATGCTTGGATGGGGTGGATGTGGTCTTCGGCACTCACTTATCTTCACGAGCCCCGCTTGGAACGTTTTGTTATCGAAGTGGATATACAATGGCGTCAGCCGATTCCTTTGAAATAAAAATTATCGGGAAAGGCGGGCATGGTTCTTCGCCTCACGAAACAATTGACTCGATTGCTATCGGTGCTCAGCTGGTTAACCAGCTGCAGCATATCGTAAGCAGGCGGGTAGATCCACAAAAATCTGCTGTCGTTTCTGTCGGATCCTTCCATGCTGGCAATGCCAATAATGTAATTGCTGACTCTGCGGTTATTACGGGCACTGTCAGAACGTTTGATCAAGAGATTAGAGCCTTTGTTGAAGAAGAGCTTCGAAATATTGTCGACGGGGTGTGCAAGACGTTCCAGGCCGAATATGAGGTTATCTATAAAAATGGCTATCCTGCCGTTTACAATCATGAGGCGGAAGTCGAGGTGTTTAAAGAGGTGATTTCTTCTTCCGCAGGTGAAGAGACACTGGTAGAAACACCGCCGATTATGGGAGCAGAAGACTTTGCCTACTATTTGCTGAAAAAGCCGGGAATGTTTTATCACACAGGTGCCAGAAATGAAGATATCGGAGCGATCTATCCCCACCATCATCCGAAATTTGATTTTGATGAACGGGCGATGGTGCATGCTGCAAAATCTCTTTTGTCCCTTGTCTATCATTATTCTGCGGTCAAAACTGCCGAGTCGGTAGTCTAA